From Xylanibacter oryzae DSM 17970, a single genomic window includes:
- a CDS encoding rhamnogalacturonan acetylesterase: MKKLLSTITFLFFTASLVFGQVVQKPMEDVNHVIDLTLDSLSKAQTARPVPGSSRKGNNPVLFLVGNSTMRTGTLGNGNNGQWGWGFFEHMFFDENKITVENQALGGTSSRTYYTHLWADVRKALKPGDWVIVELGHNDNGPYDSGRARASIPGIGKDSLNVTIKETGVKETVYTYGEYMRRFVEECKSAGAHIILFSLTPRDAWKDGKILRVNKTFGLWAKQVAEAENVPFVDLNDISARKFEKFGPEKESYHFYLDHIHSSRFGAMMNARSAAEGIAQSNDPGLSELKAMMKPLDLPTVSIKREEGKPVVFITGDSTVKNEDRDDNGMWGWGSQAYTVFNQKKITCANCAKAGRSTRTYLNEGRWDEVYNSLQPGDYVLIQFGHNDIGPIDNDRMRGVIPGVADTSHVYKMKDSGQYEVVYSFGWYLRKFIQDVREKGATPIILSLTPRNEWKNGKIERRNDTYGVWYREVAKQTGCELVDVHNITADFLDKKGEEKAKAYYNHDHTHTSLLGAKNNAKSVAKGLKKIKSPLAKYLK, encoded by the coding sequence ATGAAAAAATTACTTTCTACTATTACATTTTTATTTTTTACAGCTTCTCTGGTTTTCGGACAAGTTGTACAGAAACCAATGGAGGATGTCAATCATGTAATTGACCTCACTCTAGACAGTCTTAGCAAAGCTCAAACGGCTCGCCCTGTGCCGGGTTCAAGTCGTAAGGGCAATAATCCAGTGTTGTTCCTTGTGGGCAACAGCACTATGCGTACAGGAACTCTCGGAAATGGAAACAATGGTCAATGGGGCTGGGGCTTCTTTGAACATATGTTTTTTGATGAGAATAAAATCACTGTAGAGAATCAGGCCTTAGGTGGAACAAGCAGTCGTACTTACTATACTCATCTTTGGGCTGATGTAAGGAAGGCCTTAAAGCCTGGAGATTGGGTTATCGTTGAACTTGGACATAATGATAATGGACCCTATGACAGCGGTCGTGCACGTGCAAGTATTCCAGGTATTGGAAAGGACTCTCTTAATGTTACTATTAAGGAGACTGGCGTTAAGGAAACGGTCTATACCTATGGTGAATATATGCGACGTTTTGTCGAGGAATGTAAGTCGGCCGGAGCTCACATAATACTGTTTTCCCTAACTCCACGTGATGCATGGAAAGATGGTAAAATATTACGTGTTAATAAGACTTTCGGACTTTGGGCAAAACAAGTTGCCGAGGCTGAAAATGTTCCTTTTGTAGACCTCAATGATATCTCTGCCCGTAAGTTTGAAAAATTCGGACCTGAGAAAGAGAGCTATCACTTCTATTTGGATCATATTCATAGTAGTCGTTTTGGGGCAATGATGAACGCTCGTTCGGCAGCCGAAGGTATTGCACAGAGCAATGATCCGGGTTTGTCAGAGTTGAAAGCTATGATGAAACCTCTTGATTTGCCTACTGTAAGCATTAAGCGTGAAGAAGGCAAACCTGTAGTTTTTATTACCGGCGACAGTACAGTAAAAAATGAAGATCGTGATGATAACGGTATGTGGGGATGGGGCAGTCAAGCGTATACCGTTTTTAATCAGAAGAAGATAACATGTGCAAACTGTGCTAAAGCAGGTCGAAGTACACGTACTTATCTTAATGAGGGACGATGGGATGAAGTCTATAATAGTCTGCAGCCAGGAGATTATGTGCTAATCCAGTTTGGACATAATGACATTGGTCCTATTGACAATGACCGTATGCGTGGTGTTATCCCAGGTGTTGCTGATACCAGTCATGTATATAAAATGAAGGATAGCGGACAGTATGAAGTGGTCTACAGTTTCGGATGGTATCTGCGCAAATTTATACAAGATGTACGTGAAAAAGGAGCAACGCCTATTATACTATCTCTCACACCACGTAATGAGTGGAAGAATGGAAAGATAGAGCGCCGAAATGATACTTATGGAGTCTGGTATCGTGAAGTAGCCAAACAGACTGGTTGTGAACTTGTTGATGTTCATAATATAACAGCAGATTTCCTAGATAAGAAAGGTGAGGAAAAAGCTAAGGCTTATTATAATCATGATCATACACATACGTCATTGCTTGGTGCAAAGAACAATGCTAAGAGTGTTGCTAAGGGACTTAAAAAAATAAAGAGTCCGTTGGCGAAATATCTAAAATAA
- a CDS encoding electron transfer flavoprotein subunit alpha/FixB family protein yields the protein MNNVFVYCEIEGTTVAEVSQELLTKGRKLANTLGVQLNAVVAGTGIKGKVEKQILPYGVDKLYIFDAEGLFPYTSAPHTSILVNLFKEEKPQICLMGATVIGRDLGPRVSSSLTSGLTADCTSLEIGEYDDKKSGKHYDNLLYQIRPAFGGNIVATIVNPEHRPQMATVRSGVMQREVIDENYKGEVVIADVAKYVPSTDFVVKVIDRHIEAAKHNLKGAPIVVAGGYGMGSKEGFDMLFKLAKELHGEVGASRAAVDAGFIDSDRQIGQTGVTVHPKVYIACGISGQIQHIAGMQDSGIIISVNNDKDAPINKIADYVIDGTVEEVVPKLIKYYKQNSK from the coding sequence ATGAACAACGTTTTTGTATATTGCGAGATCGAAGGCACTACTGTTGCCGAAGTATCTCAGGAATTACTAACCAAAGGCCGCAAGTTAGCCAATACTTTAGGCGTACAGCTCAATGCTGTAGTTGCCGGTACTGGCATCAAGGGCAAGGTAGAAAAACAGATTTTACCTTATGGTGTAGATAAATTGTATATTTTTGATGCTGAGGGACTTTTCCCTTATACATCAGCACCTCATACATCAATTTTAGTAAACTTATTCAAAGAAGAGAAACCTCAGATTTGCCTAATGGGAGCGACCGTTATAGGACGCGACCTTGGACCAAGAGTTTCTTCATCTCTTACAAGTGGTCTTACAGCCGACTGTACCTCACTTGAGATAGGTGAATATGATGATAAAAAGAGTGGCAAGCACTACGACAATCTGTTATATCAGATTCGTCCTGCTTTCGGTGGTAATATCGTAGCTACTATCGTAAACCCTGAGCACCGTCCACAGATGGCTACAGTACGTAGCGGTGTTATGCAGCGCGAGGTTATAGACGAGAACTACAAAGGAGAAGTAGTAATTGCAGATGTTGCCAAGTATGTACCTTCTACTGACTTTGTAGTAAAAGTAATAGATCGTCATATAGAAGCTGCTAAACACAACTTGAAAGGTGCTCCTATTGTTGTAGCCGGTGGTTACGGTATGGGAAGCAAAGAAGGATTTGACATGCTTTTCAAACTAGCAAAAGAACTTCATGGTGAAGTAGGTGCAAGTCGTGCCGCTGTAGATGCTGGTTTTATAGACTCTGATCGTCAGATAGGTCAGACAGGTGTTACAGTTCATCCTAAAGTTTATATTGCTTGCGGTATTTCTGGACAGATTCAGCACATCGCCGGCATGCAGGATAGCGGTATCATTATCTCAGTAAACAATGACAAGGACGCCCCTATCAATAAGATAGCTGATTACGTCATTGACGGTACTGTAGAAGAAGTGGTTCCGAAACTGATTAAGTATTACAAACAAAACAGCAAATAA
- the cls gene encoding cardiolipin synthase, translating to MIYFHWLFLLIYSLIVIAVMVAVLMDNRQPAKTMAWILVLTFIPAIGIVLYFFFGQSIRKEKLISEKSLDQLSKRQMLEFVSQPNLHLPENHLALIKLFAAQNGALPFKDNEVEVYTSGYEFFPALLSAIGNAKEHIHLESFIFSDDPLGRLISDALIDKVRQGVEVKVICDDVGNWSVKNSFYEHMREEGIEVYPFLPVRFPKLTSKVNYRNHRKICVIDGIVGFIGGMNIALRYVKGNGGHEWRDTHMRIEGGAVYGLQKAFLVDWFFVDQTLITSRKYYPAITGRISNNCIAQIVTSNPTSSNPDIMHGYVRIINEAKRYIYMETPYFLPPEPVLFALRTAVWAGIDVRLMVPEHLDTKFVEWASRSYVREAMDAGVKVYLYGKGFNHSKFMVCDDYITTCGSTNIDFRSLENNFESNAFFYNEGIALRFKNIFIQDLKKCYLLNERKDKIKTVFIKRLWESVVRLLSPLL from the coding sequence ATGATTTACTTCCATTGGTTGTTCTTGCTTATATATAGCCTTATAGTAATCGCTGTTATGGTAGCTGTGCTGATGGATAATCGTCAACCGGCAAAGACAATGGCATGGATACTTGTGCTTACTTTTATTCCTGCAATAGGTATCGTGTTGTATTTCTTTTTCGGGCAGAGTATACGCAAGGAAAAACTGATCAGTGAAAAAAGCCTTGACCAATTGTCCAAACGGCAGATGCTTGAATTTGTAAGTCAACCTAATTTACATCTTCCTGAAAATCATTTAGCACTTATTAAACTCTTTGCTGCTCAGAACGGAGCTTTGCCTTTTAAGGACAATGAGGTGGAAGTCTATACATCAGGATATGAATTTTTCCCGGCATTATTATCTGCTATAGGCAATGCCAAAGAACATATACATCTAGAAAGTTTTATTTTTTCTGACGACCCTTTAGGGCGTTTGATATCTGATGCTCTTATAGATAAGGTAAGACAAGGGGTAGAAGTGAAGGTTATATGTGATGATGTTGGCAACTGGAGCGTAAAAAATTCTTTTTATGAGCACATGCGTGAGGAAGGCATTGAGGTCTATCCATTTTTACCGGTTAGGTTCCCTAAGCTTACTAGCAAGGTTAACTATCGTAACCATCGTAAAATCTGTGTAATAGATGGCATCGTAGGTTTTATAGGAGGAATGAATATTGCCTTGAGATATGTAAAAGGTAATGGAGGTCATGAATGGCGAGATACGCACATGCGTATCGAAGGTGGTGCAGTATATGGATTACAGAAAGCCTTTCTTGTAGACTGGTTTTTTGTAGATCAGACTTTGATAACTAGCCGCAAGTATTATCCTGCAATAACAGGGCGCATTAGCAACAATTGTATAGCTCAGATAGTTACCAGCAACCCTACAAGTTCTAATCCTGATATAATGCATGGATATGTCAGGATTATCAATGAGGCCAAGCGATATATATATATGGAGACGCCATACTTTCTTCCGCCAGAGCCTGTGCTCTTTGCTTTACGAACAGCTGTATGGGCCGGTATTGACGTACGACTAATGGTACCTGAACACTTGGATACTAAATTTGTTGAATGGGCTAGTCGGTCGTATGTGAGAGAAGCAATGGATGCCGGTGTTAAAGTATACCTTTACGGTAAAGGTTTTAATCATTCCAAATTTATGGTATGCGATGATTATATAACGACCTGCGGTTCTACTAATATAGATTTCAGAAGCCTTGAAAATAACTTTGAATCAAACGCATTCTTCTATAATGAAGGAATTGCATTACGTTTTAAAAATATTTTTATTCAAGACCTGAAGAAATGTTATCTGCTCAATGAAAGAAAAGACAAAATTAAGACCGTGTTTATAAAGCGTCTGTGGGAATCGGTTGTACGTCTACTTTCTCCTCTGCTTTAA
- a CDS encoding ATP-dependent DNA helicase, with the protein MLSDELKYQIHKQFPFAPTAEQEKALDVFSAYITDRNSKSAMILRGSAGTGKTTLAGAIVKTMVELKQKVILLAPTGRAAKVFSLNSSHDAFTIHRRIYRQKSFSGDIGVFNLNDNLYCDTLFIIDEASMISNQSISESAFGSGRLLDDLIQYVYSGQNCRMMLIGDNAQLPPIGEEESPALISDILRGYSLNVYDIGLNEVLRQSQQSGILYNATVIRHMITHDRFTELPKIRFAGFADICMVPGDELIESLASSYSEVGIDETMVITRSNKRANIYNQGIRNTVMGREEPLTTGDILMIVKNNYYWAEREKSNITFIANGDRAEVQRIRNVRELYGFRFADVWLQFPDYNDYEMQTTVILDSLISESPSLTREQSEQLFNAVMEDYADIPLKHDRMKKIRTDIYYNALQIKYAYAVTCHKAQGGQWAHIYLDQGYMNDNMLTPDYIHWLYTAFTRATEKLFLVNWPKVQTENK; encoded by the coding sequence GTGCTAAGCGACGAACTAAAATATCAAATACATAAACAATTCCCTTTTGCTCCGACAGCAGAACAGGAAAAAGCTCTTGACGTGTTTTCTGCATACATTACAGACCGTAATTCCAAGAGTGCTATGATACTTCGTGGTTCGGCCGGTACCGGTAAGACAACACTTGCAGGAGCTATAGTAAAAACTATGGTTGAACTAAAGCAGAAAGTGATACTTTTAGCACCTACCGGAAGGGCTGCGAAAGTTTTCTCTTTAAATTCTTCTCATGATGCGTTTACCATTCACCGCCGTATATACAGACAGAAAAGTTTCTCTGGAGATATAGGTGTGTTCAACCTTAATGATAATCTTTATTGTGACACACTCTTTATTATAGATGAGGCTTCAATGATCTCCAACCAGAGTATATCTGAATCAGCATTTGGCAGTGGCAGGTTACTTGATGACCTTATACAATATGTATATAGCGGACAGAACTGTAGGATGATGCTCATAGGTGACAATGCCCAGTTACCACCTATAGGTGAAGAAGAATCTCCAGCTCTTATTTCTGATATTCTGCGTGGTTATTCATTAAATGTTTATGATATAGGTCTCAATGAAGTTTTACGTCAGAGTCAACAGTCTGGTATCTTATATAACGCTACTGTTATCAGGCATATGATAACTCACGACCGGTTTACAGAATTGCCAAAGATTCGTTTTGCAGGATTTGCTGACATTTGTATGGTTCCGGGTGATGAACTAATAGAAAGTTTGGCAAGCAGTTACTCGGAAGTCGGTATAGACGAGACAATGGTAATAACTCGTAGCAATAAGCGAGCAAATATATATAATCAAGGCATTCGAAATACCGTTATGGGCAGAGAAGAACCACTTACTACAGGTGATATACTGATGATAGTCAAAAATAATTATTATTGGGCAGAACGTGAGAAATCGAATATAACATTTATAGCCAATGGTGATAGGGCAGAAGTGCAGCGTATAAGAAATGTTCGTGAATTATACGGTTTTAGATTTGCTGATGTGTGGCTGCAGTTTCCCGATTACAACGACTATGAGATGCAGACAACAGTAATATTAGATTCATTAATATCTGAGTCGCCGTCGTTAACACGCGAACAGAGCGAACAGCTCTTTAACGCAGTAATGGAAGACTATGCTGATATACCATTGAAACACGATCGTATGAAGAAGATAAGAACAGATATTTATTATAATGCCCTTCAGATAAAATATGCCTATGCCGTTACTTGTCATAAAGCACAGGGTGGTCAGTGGGCACATATATACTTAGACCAGGGGTATATGAATGATAATATGCTAACTCCTGATTATATACATTGGCTATATACGGCTTTTACACGTGCTACAGAAAAGCTTTTTCTTGTTAATTGGCCAAAAGTGCAGACAGAAAATAAATGA
- the dnaG gene encoding DNA primase: MIDRATIDKIMDATDIVDVVSEFVTLKKAGANYKGLCPFHNERTPSFSVSPARGICHCFSCGKGGNAVNFIMEHEQITYPEALRWLAKKYNIPIAERELTDEEKKEASERESLFIVNEWAMEYFKNVLHNDVDGIAIGMQYFRSRGFRDDIIQKFSLGFSLPQRDALSKSALAKGYNPKFLTGAGLSIQRDNGELTDKFTSRVMFPWINVSGKVCAFGGRLLDSRTKGVSQKYVNSPDSEIYHKDHELYGIYQAKKAISKEDCVYMVEGYTDVISMHQCGLENVVANSGTALSVHQIRLLHRFTSNIVLLYDGDAAGIHAAMRGTDMLLAEGMNIKTLLLPDNEDPDSFARKNTAEDFKRYIQEHQTDFIEFKTSLMLKGVTDPIKRSEAISSIVKSISVIPNQIIRATYLHDCSQRLGMSEVTLISTMNKFIRRDQDEKEKEARREQERSSVPEPIQPLTISQQTKKVEDLLIQMVIRHGDEVAFKNIETEDGQTISLTVAQYIAGDLASDELKFHNPLYNQILAEAEAHSVEADFKAESYFAHHPDIEISKLATMMIVNRYQISQSMKTKTTDEMLSEQVEHLIGDFRMDYLEVLLQDLMQQIRKVGSDMELLKPIMTRYREVKTIRDALAKKLGNNIIV, encoded by the coding sequence TTGATAGATAGAGCCACTATAGATAAAATAATGGATGCTACAGACATTGTGGATGTAGTATCTGAGTTTGTTACGCTAAAGAAAGCTGGAGCAAACTATAAAGGATTGTGCCCGTTTCATAACGAGCGCACTCCGTCTTTTTCGGTATCACCGGCCCGTGGCATCTGCCATTGTTTTTCATGTGGTAAAGGAGGCAATGCTGTCAACTTTATAATGGAACATGAACAGATAACGTATCCTGAGGCTTTGAGATGGCTCGCAAAGAAATACAACATACCAATAGCTGAACGCGAGCTGACTGACGAAGAGAAAAAGGAAGCCAGTGAGCGTGAGAGTCTGTTTATCGTTAATGAATGGGCTATGGAGTATTTCAAAAACGTACTTCACAACGATGTTGACGGTATCGCTATAGGCATGCAATATTTTCGTAGTAGAGGCTTTCGTGATGATATAATACAAAAATTCTCATTGGGATTTTCTTTGCCTCAGCGTGATGCTTTATCAAAGTCAGCCCTTGCCAAAGGTTATAATCCTAAATTCCTTACAGGGGCAGGATTAAGTATACAGCGAGATAACGGTGAATTAACGGACAAATTTACTAGTCGTGTTATGTTCCCCTGGATTAATGTGAGTGGAAAAGTTTGCGCCTTCGGAGGTCGCCTTCTTGATTCACGTACCAAGGGTGTATCTCAGAAGTATGTCAACTCTCCTGATTCAGAGATTTATCATAAAGATCATGAGTTGTATGGAATATATCAGGCAAAAAAGGCTATATCCAAAGAGGATTGCGTATATATGGTTGAAGGTTATACGGATGTAATATCTATGCATCAGTGTGGACTTGAAAATGTAGTGGCCAACTCTGGTACTGCGCTTAGTGTCCATCAGATACGATTATTGCATCGTTTTACTTCAAATATAGTACTGCTATATGATGGTGATGCAGCCGGTATACATGCTGCTATGCGAGGTACTGATATGCTACTGGCAGAGGGTATGAATATAAAAACTCTTTTGCTTCCTGATAATGAAGACCCTGATAGTTTTGCACGTAAGAATACAGCTGAAGATTTTAAGAGATATATACAAGAACACCAAACTGATTTTATAGAGTTTAAAACCAGTCTGATGTTAAAAGGTGTCACAGATCCGATAAAGCGTTCTGAGGCTATAAGTAGTATTGTAAAGAGTATATCAGTTATACCTAACCAGATAATACGCGCAACATATCTTCATGATTGCAGTCAGAGACTTGGTATGTCTGAAGTTACTTTGATAAGTACTATGAATAAATTTATCCGTCGCGATCAGGATGAAAAAGAAAAAGAAGCCCGTCGTGAGCAGGAGAGAAGTAGTGTGCCCGAACCGATACAGCCCTTGACGATATCTCAGCAGACAAAGAAAGTTGAAGATTTGCTAATACAGATGGTTATAAGGCATGGAGACGAAGTTGCTTTTAAAAATATTGAGACAGAAGATGGTCAGACTATTTCACTTACGGTGGCTCAATATATTGCAGGTGATTTAGCTTCTGACGAACTAAAGTTCCATAATCCTCTTTATAATCAGATATTGGCTGAGGCCGAAGCCCATTCTGTTGAAGCTGATTTCAAGGCGGAATCATATTTTGCCCATCATCCTGATATAGAGATAAGTAAACTGGCCACAATGATGATAGTTAACCGTTATCAGATAAGTCAGAGTATGAAGACTAAAACCACTGATGAGATGCTTTCAGAACAGGTAGAACATCTCATAGGGGACTTCAGAATGGACTATCTGGAAGTACTCTTGCAGGATCTTATGCAGCAGATACGGAAGGTTGGTAGTGATATGGAACTTCTTAAACCTATTATGACACGGTATCGAGAAGTTAAGACAATACGTGATGCACTCGCCAAAAAACTAGGAAACAATATAATAGTCTGA
- a CDS encoding DUF3822 family protein: MGTKQRLTIRISNTSLLIAVADPEASQPVEMEPFILKSGISISANMREAFKSADLLQMGYKRAQVLIDAPVLMIPTEMFNENDINALYYHSFPELKGVFVLFNVLPDLNAVAVFSISKDLKMVIEDNIPDVKYIVAMAPVWRQLHQRSFTGARQKLYGYFHDSKLDIFSFKNNRFRFCNSFNAKHSLDALYFLLYVWKQTGLDVKQDEMHLVGNIPDKDLLTEKLREYLRNAYIINPVADYNRAPATQIKGMTYDMMTLLIKGR; this comes from the coding sequence ATGGGCACAAAACAAAGACTGACTATACGAATAAGTAATACCAGTCTCTTAATTGCTGTGGCTGACCCGGAAGCAAGCCAACCTGTAGAGATGGAACCTTTTATTCTTAAAAGTGGAATATCCATATCGGCTAACATGCGAGAAGCTTTTAAGTCGGCCGATCTTCTTCAGATGGGATATAAACGTGCACAGGTGCTAATTGATGCTCCGGTACTTATGATTCCTACCGAAATGTTTAATGAGAATGATATTAATGCTCTATACTATCATTCTTTTCCAGAACTCAAAGGTGTTTTTGTATTGTTTAATGTGTTACCAGACCTTAATGCTGTTGCCGTTTTTTCTATAAGTAAAGACCTTAAGATGGTCATTGAGGATAATATTCCTGACGTTAAGTATATCGTAGCAATGGCTCCAGTATGGAGACAGCTACACCAGAGAAGTTTTACAGGTGCCAGACAGAAGTTATATGGCTATTTTCACGATAGCAAACTTGATATTTTCAGCTTTAAGAATAACAGGTTCAGATTTTGTAACAGTTTTAATGCCAAGCATTCGCTTGACGCATTGTATTTTTTACTATATGTATGGAAACAGACAGGTCTGGATGTTAAACAGGATGAAATGCATCTGGTAGGCAATATCCCAGACAAAGACTTGCTTACAGAAAAGTTAAGAGAGTACCTCCGTAACGCTTATATAATAAACCCTGTTGCAGACTATAATCGTGCACCGGCTACACAGATTAAAGGCATGACTTATGATATGATGACGTTGTTAATAAAAGGAAGATGA
- a CDS encoding electron transfer flavoprotein subunit beta/FixA family protein, with translation MSLKIVVLAKQVPDTRNVGKDAMTAEGTVNRAALPAIFNPEDLNALEQALRLKEQNPGSIVGILTMGPPRAAEIIRQGLYRGADTGWLLTDRLFAGADTLATSYALATAIKKIGDVDVVIGGRQAIDGDTAQVGPQVAEKIGLSQVTYAEEIMKCENGKLTIRRHIDGGVETVVAPTPIVITVNGSAAPCRPCNAKLVMKYKYATAPMERTDDTPHKDLYETRPYLTLNQWSVSDVCGDAQQCGLSGSPTKVKAVQNIVFQAKESKTLTSSDADVESLIEELLDEKIIG, from the coding sequence ATGAGTTTGAAAATTGTTGTACTTGCTAAGCAAGTTCCTGACACAAGAAATGTGGGTAAGGATGCTATGACAGCAGAGGGCACGGTGAATCGTGCTGCCCTACCCGCAATCTTCAATCCTGAAGACTTGAACGCTCTAGAACAGGCCCTACGCCTCAAAGAGCAAAATCCCGGCTCTATCGTAGGTATTCTTACCATGGGCCCTCCACGTGCGGCAGAAATTATCCGCCAAGGTTTATATCGTGGTGCAGATACAGGTTGGTTACTTACCGACCGTCTCTTTGCTGGCGCTGATACACTGGCAACATCTTATGCTCTTGCTACAGCCATCAAGAAAATTGGTGACGTAGATGTTGTTATCGGTGGCCGTCAGGCTATTGATGGTGATACGGCACAAGTTGGTCCTCAGGTTGCTGAAAAAATTGGATTGTCTCAGGTAACATATGCTGAAGAGATAATGAAGTGTGAAAACGGTAAACTTACTATACGTCGTCATATCGATGGCGGTGTAGAGACTGTTGTAGCCCCTACTCCTATTGTTATAACTGTTAATGGTAGCGCAGCGCCATGCCGTCCTTGCAATGCAAAATTGGTAATGAAATACAAGTATGCTACTGCTCCGATGGAACGTACTGATGATACTCCACACAAGGATTTGTATGAAACTCGTCCTTATCTTACACTTAACCAATGGTCTGTATCTGATGTTTGTGGAGATGCTCAACAGTGCGGTCTAAGCGGTTCACCAACAAAGGTTAAAGCTGTACAGAATATTGTATTCCAAGCTAAAGAGAGTAAAACTCTTACATCAAGCGATGCTGATGTAGAGAGCCTGATCGAAGAATTGCTTGATGAAAAGATTATCGGTTAA
- the rsmD gene encoding 16S rRNA (guanine(966)-N(2))-methyltransferase RsmD: protein MRIITGIYKGRRFDIPRSFKARPTTDFAKENLFNVLNGYIDFDDAVALDLFSGTGSITLELASRGCDQVISVEMDRDHHAFIKECLGKLNTDKCIALRGDAFRFVKSCHQKFDFIFADPPYALKEIDNIPQLIFEKDILKDGGIFVLEHGKNNDFSGNAHFVEHRAYGSVNFSIFKAEEKVDVQPIPTDAL from the coding sequence ATGAGAATAATTACAGGTATATATAAGGGTAGACGGTTTGATATTCCGCGCTCATTTAAGGCTAGGCCTACTACAGACTTTGCTAAAGAGAATTTATTTAATGTACTTAATGGCTACATCGACTTTGATGACGCAGTTGCACTAGATTTATTTTCCGGCACAGGTAGCATTACGCTTGAATTGGCTTCAAGAGGATGCGACCAAGTGATAAGTGTGGAAATGGACCGCGACCATCATGCTTTTATTAAGGAATGTCTTGGTAAATTAAACACAGACAAATGTATAGCTCTAAGAGGAGATGCATTCAGATTTGTAAAATCTTGCCATCAGAAGTTTGACTTCATCTTTGCAGATCCTCCTTATGCTTTAAAAGAAATAGATAATATACCTCAATTAATATTCGAAAAGGATATATTAAAGGATGGTGGAATTTTTGTTTTGGAACATGGCAAGAATAATGATTTCAGCGGCAACGCTCATTTTGTAGAGCATAGAGCTTACGGCAGTGTAAACTTCTCTATATTTAAAGCAGAGGAGAAAGTAGACGTACAACCGATTCCCACAGACGCTTTATAA